The sequence GCTGTTTGTCATAAGGGAATTTAATTTAATTGATGAATTGGTTACAGTTGAATATCCTCCATCCCACTGAGGGTTAGTCAGGGTTTATTGATTGCGCGTTGTTACATGGAATAATAGATGTACGATTGACACTTCTACAATGTAGATATATTTTTTTAAAATCAAAAACCCCACCTTTTTTTGGGAGGAGGTGGGGGTGGATGAGCGACCAGTTGGGGAGGCCCAGGGTCCTGCATAGGTATCTTAAGTATACAGGCAACCCCAGGCACCGGCCAGTTGTCTGAAAACACGATTTTAGTAGCATTATCAAAATGATAATCTACCGTTATTGTAGGATAATGTTTTTAAAAACAATGATCCATAGGTAATTTGGAATTACCCATAGAAGAATATTTGAGAATCATTTAGACAAGAAAATCAGTTATTGGTAGAACATTTTGAAGAGTTCTGATTTGGTTTTGATACCTAGTTTGTAGAATATGTTTTTCATGTGGTATTGTATAGTATTCAAACTTAAGTTCAGTTTTGCTGCGATCGATTTATAAGGCAACCCTTCCAGTACAAGATCCGTGATTTCCTTTTCTTTCTTAGTCAGGTTTGTTTGTGGTATGGGCTTTTCTCCTTTATTGCGATAGAGCAAATACCGAAACAGCTGCTGACTCACCACAGGCTGATCATATTCCAGCATATGCACCAGTTTGCGGGTGATATTGTGGAAGAGGTCCGTCTTTAAGATGTATCCATCAGCTCCTTTATCAAAAGCCTGCTGTATCACCTGTGGATCTTCATCAGCCGTCATCACCACAATCAGCATAGCTGGTTGCAAAGACTTCAGCACCTTGATATCGTCTATTTGTTGTTGTGTGCCCGGGGGCATACCCAATAATAACAGGTGTGGTTGTTGCTGTAAAAAGCTTTGTGCTGCTGTTGTGGTAGCGGTGTGTAAACATACAGAAAGGTCTGTATGACGTGAAATGTTCAGGACCAGTTCATGGCGGTAATTCGTATCTTCTTCGATTACCCCTATTTTGAACCTTGGGGACATTGACTGTTGAATCATTCGTGTAATAATTGAGGGTTTTCTTTTTAGGGCCTGGTTATGGCGGCAAATATCAGATTTTCTCCAGAATTGACCTATACTTTTATTTTATGAATAGTACCTGTATTCGTTATATTATATTTGCGCTAATCATATTTGCCATCGTTTGCAGCATCGGCATATATCACCTGATCACGCATACAGCCATTCCTAACTACTAGTTTATGTGGAGATATTATGCATTGCTATCTGCACTTTTTGCAGGATTGACGGCCGTACTGGCCAAGTTTGGATTACAGGGCATCAGCAGCAACGTAGCTACGGCTATCCGTACTGTAGTGATCCTGATCATTGCATGGGGGATTGTGTTTGCTGGAGGCGAAGCGAAGGACCTGCAGGCCCTGACCCGGAAGCACCTCTTGTTTTTAACCCTGAGTGGCATGGCCACTGGTCTCTCCTGGATTTTTTATTTTAAGGCCCTCTCGACCGGCCCTGTTTCCAAAGTGGCCCCTATAGACAAGTTAAGTGTCGCAATTGCCATTGCTCTCTCTGCTATTTTTCTCAAAGAAAGTCTGGATTATAAAACTATTGCCGGCGCCTTACTGATTATGGCAGGTACGTTTGTGTTGATTCGTTAATAAAGATAATAGTGAATATATGTAAGTCGTCCTTATAATCATAATCTACTTTGAACCCGTTGGCTGTACAGATCTGGTGAATCACCGCCAGTCCAAGCCCATTACTGGTACTATTGTTGGAAGGATTGTAAAATCGCTGGAACAGGTGCTTATGGTTCAATGGTGCAGGATGACCGGTATTTTTAATACAAAGCCGCTGCTGGCTTAAAGTGATTAGAATATTCCCGTTTTCATAGTTATGTCGGGTCGCGTTGCTGAACAGGTTATTGAGCAGCAATTCAATCAGCTCCTTATTAGCATGTAACTGAACGGCCTTTACGTCCAGTGAGATATTCAGGGATTTATCCTGCCAGATCTCTACAAACTGTGCGGCCTTTTGTTGTACGATCTGTGTCAGGTCTACAATAGATTTATTGTCAAATTGCTCGTTTTCTATTTTGGTGAGCAACAGGAGGGACTGGTTCATGCGGGCCAGTCTGTCGAGCGCCTCAGAGGCACTTTGCAGGGCGTTAAACTGGTATTCAGTCAGGTTCTCACCCTGCATCATCATTTCCAGTTTGGACCGGATTATAGCGAGGGGCGTTTGCAATTCATGGGAGGCATTTTCAGTAAATTCCTTTAATCTTTCATAATCCTGTATGGCTTTGGTCGTAGTACGATCCAGGATACTGTTCATAAACGTGAATTCGTCGATGGTACTGGCAGGCAATATCAATGGTTCCCGGTCATTTACTTTGAATCGTTGTAACAGATCCAGGGAGGTATAGAATGGCTGCCAAAGTTTTCTGAGGATGGTAGCATTAATAACGACCGTCAATAACAGGACGAGTAAGATGGTACAAAAAGTAATCGCGAAAACCGTTCTGGTAATGTGCTCTGTCGCTTCCAGTGACTTCCTCACTTTTACATTATACCATTCGCCGCCAGCCTGGATAGAAAAAGATAACTGCCGGTAGTCCTCATTATGATCTACTTCGACGGTTTTGAATTTTTCTTTCTCATAAGGCTTTTTCGTCTTTTCTATGATGGTCTCCTGGTCTTTCACTTCCACGGGAGTGAAGAGCATATTATGGAGTGCCACATAATTAGTGATTTCCCGCTGTTCGATCCGCAGGTCCTCATCCATCTGCTTTAATAAGGTCAGGTGGAGGGCGAAGAAAAATGCGATACCGGAAAGCAGGAAGATCACAATGGTGGATACCAGGTTAATACGGTTATACCGGGTCAGTAATTTCATGACAGGGATAATTTATAGCCCATACCATATACAGACCTGATGTAATCGGGACAACCGGACTGCACCAGCTTTTTGCGGAGGTTCTTGATGTGACTATAGAGGAAGTCATAACTGCCGGAGAGGTCCATTTCGTCTCCGCAGATATGTTCTGCTATGGCGCTCTTGCTGATCACTTTATTTTTGTTACTGATAAAGTATAACAGCAAATCGTATTCTTTGCGCCCCCCCCCCCCCCCCCCCCCCCCCCCCCCCCCCCCCCCCCCCCCCCCCCCCCCCCCCCCCCCCCCCCCCCCCCCCCCCCCCCCCCCCCCCCCCCCCCCCCCCCCCCCCCCCCCCCCCCCCCCCCCCCCCCCCCCCCCCCCCCCCCCCCCCCCCGTAAGGTCAATGATTTGTTCATTGACAATGGCTGTTTTCTCTCCAAGGTTTAGTTGCAGCTCTTCGAATGTAATAATATTATTCCCGTTGAAAGATTTGCGCCGGATGATGGCTGCTACACGGGCTGATAACTCAGGGAGGTGAAATGGCTTAGACAGGTAATCGTCGGCCCCGGCCTTAAGACCAAACACTTTATCATCCAGGGAATTCCGGGCGGAGATAATCAGCACGCCGTCATTCTTATTATTCCTTTTTAATTCCTTCAATAACTCGAGCCCGCTACCCCCGGGTAAGTTAATGTCAAGTATGATGCACATATAATCATACAGTGATATCTTTTCCAGGGCGGTATCGAAAGTATCTGCGACCTCACATAAAAAATTCTCATCAGCCAGGTACTGGCAGATGCTGTCTGATAGATTCTTCTCATCTTCAATAATCAACACTTTCATATGTGGTGGTTTAGACCTGGGAATAAAAGTATTGTAGAAAACTGTAGAGATTCTGTAGAGACGTGCGTTTATGCATTGTCGTGTTCGCCGGCGCCGGAAGGGAAATATCTAACAATCTGGTCGGTCGCTATTCAATGTTCCAGGTGTATTTTGTGCCAAAACCAGCGGAGTTGTCCGTCAGTTTCAAAGCAGTAAAGGTAATCATCCACAGTGTTTCCTGGTGATGTTTCGCCATCGGAAACTGTTGCATATATACATCCAGCGCTTCCGGTGCGTGCACGATGGTCGCGACAGCCGTATATTGTAGCCCTTTTAACTTTGCTACGTCAACGGTCTGATCACAGATAGTACCCACTACATGACTGTTTGCCAACATCAATGCACCATGTTTTGTATTGATCTCAGAAGTCATAAACAGTAACCTTTTCTGCTCATAATCGCATGCGTAGAATAGATTGGCCGCCCAGACATCTCCA is a genomic window of Chitinophaga sp. LS1 containing:
- a CDS encoding sensor histidine kinase is translated as MKLLTRYNRINLVSTIVIFLLSGIAFFFALHLTLLKQMDEDLRIEQREITNYVALHNMLFTPVEVKDQETIIEKTKKPYEKEKFKTVEVDHNEDYRQLSFSIQAGGEWYNVKVRKSLEATEHITRTVFAITFCTILLVLLLTVVINATILRKLWQPFYTSLDLLQRFKVNDREPLILPASTIDEFTFMNSILDRTTTKAIQDYERLKEFTENASHELQTPLAIIRSKLEMMMQGENLTEYQFNALQSASEALDRLARMNQSLLLLTKIENEQFDNKSIVDLTQIVQQKAAQFVEIWQDKSLNISLDVKAVQLHANKELIELLLNNLFSNATRHNYENGNILITLSQQRLCIKNTGHPAPLNHKHLFQRFYNPSNNSTSNGLGLAVIHQICTANGFKVDYDYKDDLHIFTIIFINESTQTYLP
- a CDS encoding EamA family transporter yields the protein MWRYYALLSALFAGLTAVLAKFGLQGISSNVATAIRTVVILIIAWGIVFAGGEAKDLQALTRKHLLFLTLSGMATGLSWIFYFKALSTGPVSKVAPIDKLSVAIAIALSAIFLKESLDYKTIAGALLIMAGTFVLIR
- a CDS encoding LuxR C-terminal-related transcriptional regulator; its protein translation is MIQQSMSPRFKIGVIEEDTNYRHELVLNISRHTDLSVCLHTATTTAAQSFLQQQPHLLLLGMPPGTQQQIDDIKVLKSLQPAMLIVVMTADEDPQVIQQAFDKGADGYILKTDLFHNITRKLVHMLEYDQPVVSQQLFRYLLYRNKGEKPIPQTNLTKKEKEITDLVLEGLPYKSIAAKLNLSLNTIQYHMKNIFYKLGIKTKSELFKMFYQ
- a CDS encoding response regulator transcription factor, translated to MKVLIIEDEKNLSDSICQYLADENFLCEVADTFDTALEKISLYDYMCIILDINLPGGSGLELLKELKRNNKNDGVLIISARNSLDDKVFGLKAGADDYLSKPFHLPELSARVAAIIRRKSFNGNNIITFEELQLNLGEKTAIVNEQIIDLTGGGGGGGGGGGGGGGGGGGGGGGGGGGGGGGGGGGGGGGGGGGGGGGGGGGRKEYDLLLYFISNKNKVISKSAIAEHICGDEMDLSGSYDFLYSHIKNLRKKLVQSGCPDYIRSVYGMGYKLSLS